In one window of Nicotiana tabacum cultivar K326 chromosome 12, ASM71507v2, whole genome shotgun sequence DNA:
- the LOC107794809 gene encoding phosphatidylinositol 4-kinase gamma 7-like isoform X2: MAVAIFKSPLGGEYHGKSRTEGKPAGRRRVFVQTETGCVLGMELDRSDNAHTVKRRLQLALNYPIEESSLTFGDRVLKNDLSAVRNDSPLLLTRNFMHRSSSTPCLSPTGRDIQPRDQSGPIEILGNAGRFAKTKQIIKEIVKAIKTGVDPLPVHSGLGGAYYFRNSRGESVAIVKPTDEEPFAPNNPKGFVGKALGQPGLKRSVRVGETGFREVAAYLLDYDHFANVPATALVKITHSVFNVNDGVNGDKPHSKKQLVSKIASFQQFIPHDFDASDHGTSNFPVAAVHRIGILDIRIFNTDRHAGNLLVRKLDGIGRFGQVDLIPIDHGLCLPESLEDPYFEWIHWPQASIPFTDDELEYIQKLDPIRDSEMLRSELPMIREACLRVLVLSTIFLKEAAAYGLCLAEIGEMMSREFRSGEEGPSELEVVCLEARRLIAEREILLPKAEVDEEFQFDIDCEDAGCDYSPKLISQDFMNRNPFHFPIGGNGCFPLSKLDENIEEAESEEEEEKSFTSVPAPANNITTMSKLSMSLKYTSLGEKKLKFPKFSGTKPENGYMAGSSSGHRSANEQLPASVSFVKLADMNDCEWALFLEKFEELLYPAFAKRKSITLGQRQRQRLGTSCQF, from the coding sequence ATGGCTGTGGCAATCTTCAAGAGCCCACTTGGTGGGGAGTACCATGGAAAGAGTAGGACGGAAGGGAAACCGGCTGGGAGGAGACGTGTTTTTGTGCAAACTGAAACTGGTTGTGTACTGGGGATGGAATTAGACCGCAGTGACAATGCGCATACTGTGAAGAGAAGGTTGCAGCTTGCACTTAACTACCCAATTGAGGAGAGTTCTTTGACATTTGGTGATAGGGTGCTGAAGAATGATCTTAGTGCTGTCCGGAATGATTCCCCTCTACTGCTGACGAGGAACTTTATGCACAGAAGTTCATCAACTCCATGCCTTTCACCCACAGGGAGGGATATCCAACCAAGAGATCAAAGTGGTCCCATTGAAATACTGGGAAACGCAGGTCGGTTTGCCAAGACAAAGCAAATTATCAAAGAAATTGTGAAGGCAATAAAGACTGGTGTTGATCCACTCCCTGTCCATAGTGGACTTGGAGGGGCgtattattttagaaatagcAGAGGTGAGAGTGTTGCTATTGTCAAGCCCACAGATGAAGAACCATTTGCGCCAAACAATCCGAAAGGATTTGTTGGCAAAGCTCTTGGGCAGCCAGGCTTAAAACGATCAGTCAGAGTTGGGGAAACAGGGTTTAGGGAGGTGGCTGCATATCTTCTTGACTATGATCATTTTGCCAATGTGCCAGCTACTGCATTGGTGAAAATTACTCACTCAGTCTTCAATGTCAACGATGGTGTAAATGGAGACAAGCCTCATAGCAAGAAGCAGCTTGTCAGCAAGATTGCGTCTTTTCAACAGTTCATTCCCCATGATTTTGATGCCAGTGACCATGGAACCTCAAACTTCCCTGTTGCTGCAGTGCATCGGATTGGGATATTAGACATTAGGATTTTTAACACAGATAGACATGCAGGAAATCTTTTAGTTAGGAAGCTTGATGGTATTGGAAGGTTTGGTCAAGTGGATCTCATCCCCATTGATCATGGTCTCTGTCTACCAGAGAGCTTAGAAGATCCGTATTTTGAGTGGATCCATTGGCCCCAGGCATCTATTCCATTCACAGACGATGAACTTGAGTACATACAGAAACTTGATCCTATTCGGGACTCTGAGATGCTACGGAGTGAGCTCCCTATGATTCGTGAAGCTTGCCTTCGTGTCTTGGTCCTTTCCACCATTTTTCTCAAGGAAGCCGCTGCTTATGGTCTCTGCCTTGCTGAAATTGGTGAGATGATGAGCAGGGAATTCCGTAGTGGGGAGGAGGGACCAAGTGAGCTTGAAGTTGTTTGCTTGGAGGCAAGAAGGCTGATTGCTGAGAGGGAGATTCTTTTGCCAAAGGCTGAAGTGGATGAGGAGTTTCAATTTGACATAGATTGTGAAGATGCTGGATGTGACTATAGTCCCAAATTGATTTCTCAGGACTTCATGAACCGAAACCCATTTCATTTTCCAATTGGAGGAAATGGCTGCTTCCCACTCTCTAAACTAGATGAAAATATTGAGGAAGCGGAAAGcgaggaagaagaggaaaagagcTTTACATCTGTTCCTGCTCCAGCAAATAACATTACTACTATGTCAAAGCTTTCAATGTCTCTCAAGTATACCAGCTTAGGTGAGAAGAAActgaaatttccaaaattttcaggAACAAAACCAGAAAATGGCTATATGGCTGGTTCCTCCTCTGGACATAGGAGTGCAAATGAGCAGCTTCCTGCAAGTGTCAGCTTTGTGAAACTAGCAGATATGAATGACTGCGAGTGGGCATTGTTTCTAGAGAAGTTTGAAGAGCTGCTTTACCCAGCTTTTGCCAAGCGCAAGTCTATCACCCTTGGTCAGAGGCAGAGACAAAGGCTTGGGACTTCTTGCCAGTTTTGA
- the LOC107794809 gene encoding phosphatidylinositol 4-kinase gamma 7-like isoform X1, translating into MSRNTDSPVQTQMAVAIFKSPLGGEYHGKSRTEGKPAGRRRVFVQTETGCVLGMELDRSDNAHTVKRRLQLALNYPIEESSLTFGDRVLKNDLSAVRNDSPLLLTRNFMHRSSSTPCLSPTGRDIQPRDQSGPIEILGNAGRFAKTKQIIKEIVKAIKTGVDPLPVHSGLGGAYYFRNSRGESVAIVKPTDEEPFAPNNPKGFVGKALGQPGLKRSVRVGETGFREVAAYLLDYDHFANVPATALVKITHSVFNVNDGVNGDKPHSKKQLVSKIASFQQFIPHDFDASDHGTSNFPVAAVHRIGILDIRIFNTDRHAGNLLVRKLDGIGRFGQVDLIPIDHGLCLPESLEDPYFEWIHWPQASIPFTDDELEYIQKLDPIRDSEMLRSELPMIREACLRVLVLSTIFLKEAAAYGLCLAEIGEMMSREFRSGEEGPSELEVVCLEARRLIAEREILLPKAEVDEEFQFDIDCEDAGCDYSPKLISQDFMNRNPFHFPIGGNGCFPLSKLDENIEEAESEEEEEKSFTSVPAPANNITTMSKLSMSLKYTSLGEKKLKFPKFSGTKPENGYMAGSSSGHRSANEQLPASVSFVKLADMNDCEWALFLEKFEELLYPAFAKRKSITLGQRQRQRLGTSCQF; encoded by the coding sequence ATGTCTCGTAACACGGATAGTCCTGTTCAGACCCAGATGGCTGTGGCAATCTTCAAGAGCCCACTTGGTGGGGAGTACCATGGAAAGAGTAGGACGGAAGGGAAACCGGCTGGGAGGAGACGTGTTTTTGTGCAAACTGAAACTGGTTGTGTACTGGGGATGGAATTAGACCGCAGTGACAATGCGCATACTGTGAAGAGAAGGTTGCAGCTTGCACTTAACTACCCAATTGAGGAGAGTTCTTTGACATTTGGTGATAGGGTGCTGAAGAATGATCTTAGTGCTGTCCGGAATGATTCCCCTCTACTGCTGACGAGGAACTTTATGCACAGAAGTTCATCAACTCCATGCCTTTCACCCACAGGGAGGGATATCCAACCAAGAGATCAAAGTGGTCCCATTGAAATACTGGGAAACGCAGGTCGGTTTGCCAAGACAAAGCAAATTATCAAAGAAATTGTGAAGGCAATAAAGACTGGTGTTGATCCACTCCCTGTCCATAGTGGACTTGGAGGGGCgtattattttagaaatagcAGAGGTGAGAGTGTTGCTATTGTCAAGCCCACAGATGAAGAACCATTTGCGCCAAACAATCCGAAAGGATTTGTTGGCAAAGCTCTTGGGCAGCCAGGCTTAAAACGATCAGTCAGAGTTGGGGAAACAGGGTTTAGGGAGGTGGCTGCATATCTTCTTGACTATGATCATTTTGCCAATGTGCCAGCTACTGCATTGGTGAAAATTACTCACTCAGTCTTCAATGTCAACGATGGTGTAAATGGAGACAAGCCTCATAGCAAGAAGCAGCTTGTCAGCAAGATTGCGTCTTTTCAACAGTTCATTCCCCATGATTTTGATGCCAGTGACCATGGAACCTCAAACTTCCCTGTTGCTGCAGTGCATCGGATTGGGATATTAGACATTAGGATTTTTAACACAGATAGACATGCAGGAAATCTTTTAGTTAGGAAGCTTGATGGTATTGGAAGGTTTGGTCAAGTGGATCTCATCCCCATTGATCATGGTCTCTGTCTACCAGAGAGCTTAGAAGATCCGTATTTTGAGTGGATCCATTGGCCCCAGGCATCTATTCCATTCACAGACGATGAACTTGAGTACATACAGAAACTTGATCCTATTCGGGACTCTGAGATGCTACGGAGTGAGCTCCCTATGATTCGTGAAGCTTGCCTTCGTGTCTTGGTCCTTTCCACCATTTTTCTCAAGGAAGCCGCTGCTTATGGTCTCTGCCTTGCTGAAATTGGTGAGATGATGAGCAGGGAATTCCGTAGTGGGGAGGAGGGACCAAGTGAGCTTGAAGTTGTTTGCTTGGAGGCAAGAAGGCTGATTGCTGAGAGGGAGATTCTTTTGCCAAAGGCTGAAGTGGATGAGGAGTTTCAATTTGACATAGATTGTGAAGATGCTGGATGTGACTATAGTCCCAAATTGATTTCTCAGGACTTCATGAACCGAAACCCATTTCATTTTCCAATTGGAGGAAATGGCTGCTTCCCACTCTCTAAACTAGATGAAAATATTGAGGAAGCGGAAAGcgaggaagaagaggaaaagagcTTTACATCTGTTCCTGCTCCAGCAAATAACATTACTACTATGTCAAAGCTTTCAATGTCTCTCAAGTATACCAGCTTAGGTGAGAAGAAActgaaatttccaaaattttcaggAACAAAACCAGAAAATGGCTATATGGCTGGTTCCTCCTCTGGACATAGGAGTGCAAATGAGCAGCTTCCTGCAAGTGTCAGCTTTGTGAAACTAGCAGATATGAATGACTGCGAGTGGGCATTGTTTCTAGAGAAGTTTGAAGAGCTGCTTTACCCAGCTTTTGCCAAGCGCAAGTCTATCACCCTTGGTCAGAGGCAGAGACAAAGGCTTGGGACTTCTTGCCAGTTTTGA